The following are encoded together in the Vidua macroura isolate BioBank_ID:100142 chromosome 6, ASM2450914v1, whole genome shotgun sequence genome:
- the TP53I11 gene encoding tumor protein p53-inducible protein 11, with product MAAKQPPPLMKKHSQTDLVSRLKTRKILGVGGEDDDGEVHRSKISQVLGNEIKFAVREPLGLRVWQLVSAIMFSGVAVMALAFPDQLFDAIFEEESVSSKTPIRLYGGALLSIALIMWNALYTAEKAIIRWSLLAEACYFAVQFLVTTVSLAESSRIATGAVLLLVSRALFILISIYYYYQVGRRPKKV from the exons ATGGCAGCGAAGCAGCCCCCGCCGCTGATGAAGAAGCACAGCCAGACCGACCTGGTGAGCAGGCTGAAGACACGCAAGATCCTGGGCGTCGGCGGGGAGGATGATGACGGCGAGGTCCATCGCTCAAAG ATTAGCCAAGTACTGGGAAATGAAATCAAGTTTGCAGTCCGGGAACCACTGGGACTCAG GGTCTGGCAGCTTGTTTCCGCCATCATGTTTTCTGGGGTCGCTGTCATG GCCCTTGCTTTCCCTGACCAGCTCTTTGATGCCATCTTTGAGGAGGAATCGGTGAGCAGCAAGACTCCCATCCGGCTCTATGGAGGAGCCCTCCTCA GCATCGCGCTCATCATGTGGAACGCCCTGTACACCGCCGAGAAGGCCATCATCCGCTGGAGCCTGCTGGCCGAGGCCTGCTACTTCGCCGTGCAGTTCCTGG TTACCACTGTCTCCCTGGCTGAGAGTAGCCGGATAGCCACAGGTGCCGTGCTTCTCCTGGTCAGCCGAGCCCTCTTCATCCTCAtcagcatttattattattaccaaGTTGGACGTCGTCCCAAGAAAGTCtaa